In one window of Oryza sativa Japonica Group chromosome 9, ASM3414082v1 DNA:
- the LOC4347454 gene encoding uncharacterized protein, with product MLSARRAGAGGAAGKTSHARPCNPGYPRRSSVPMTGGDATRPAVARALRLPGSGGGAGFQRREPHRWLRPCSSSRSGDGAAAVLASRSGSSDMGLGVSSFSPCSLPRRVDAPRRRPVWCSPAAPPPPPPPRVEVQSVRKRRMSEEWEALKAAIADMFRPLLRNLADICSLRSAYDFEDYQIGMLFGAFLGYVGCYQLWKAAPSVFVDAALAFVFYKLSVVSSELHRQRKTNSLITRLKFGTILIMVMKDIKKNYVLLDIIRMPVFFLYICAFVFDVAGMKKYARRSLISLFNLLKSRGGIQEIYRIMWYPGYISPYDDSADW from the exons ATGCTTTCTGCACggcgagccggcgccggcggcgccgccgggaagACGTCGCATGCTCGCCCCTGCAACCCTGGTTACCCGCGGCGCTCGTCGGTCCCGatgaccggcggcgacgcgactaGACCAGCCGTGGCGAGGGCGCTTCGCCTTCCGGGTAGTGGGGGAGGGGCGGGTTTCCAGCGGCGGGAGCCCCACCGATGGCTCCGtccctgctcctcctcccggagtggagatggcgccgccgccgttctcgcCTCGCGATCCGGGAGCAGCGACATGGGCCTCGGGGTTTCTTCTTTCTCGCCGTGCTCGCTTCCCCGCCGCGTCGacgctcctcgccggcggccagtG TGGTGTTCGccggctgctcctcctcctcctcctcctcctcgtgtgGAGGTGCAGAGCGTCCGGAAGAGGCGAATGAGCGAGGAATGGGAGGCGTTGAAGGCAGCCATCGCCGACATGTTCCGGCCCTTGCTGCGAAACCTAGCTGACATTTGCTCTCTCCGCAGCGCCTACGACTTCGAGGACTATCAAATCGGCATGCTCTTTG GTGCGTTTCTCGGATATGTCGGGTGCTACCAGCTGTGGAAGGCGGCTCCTTCCGTCTTCGTTGATGCTGCCCTTGCCTTTGTGTTTTACAAGCTCAGCGTTGTGTCCTCAGAGCTGCACCGGCAGCGCAAGACAAACAGCTTGATCACGCGGCTTaaattcg GGACCATACTTATCATGGTTATGAAAGACATCAAGAAGAACTATGTACTCCTGGACATTATTAG AATGCCGGTTTTCTTCCTCTACATTTGTGCGTTCGTATTCGATGTTGCTGGTATGAAGAAGTATGCCAGGCGCTCACTTATTTCATTGTTTAATCTGCTGAAATCTAGAGGTGGCATACAAGAAATATATAGGATTATGTGGTATCCTGGTTATATATCTCCATATGATGATTCTGCTGACTGGTGA
- the LOC4347453 gene encoding uncharacterized protein, giving the protein MEWRDSFLDLILIPLSLLVPMAYHVWLWRAVRLTPLRTAAGINSATRRLWAISMTKDNEKKAVLVVQSLRNVIMGSTLVATTAILFCTGIAAVLSSTYTIKKPLSDAVFGAHGEYMMALKYVALLLLFLVAFLSHSLAICFLNEASFLINTSPTLLAGGDGAGDDGGRRLLGLPSTRDYMEEALEKGFTLNFVGNRIFFAGVPLLLWIFGPLLAFLSSLVMIPILYNLDVVNVKSHRGGDCGCGCGNGKSSVDKNGAAAAMDCTLV; this is encoded by the exons ATGGAGTGGAGGGACAGCTTCTTGGACCTGATCTTGATCCCTCTCAGCCTCCTCGTCCCCATGGCGTACCACGTCTGGCTGTGGCGCGCCGTCCGCCTCACCCCGctccgcaccgccgccggcatcaactccgccacccgccgcctctGGGCCATCAGCATGACCAAG GACAACGAGAAGAAGGCGGTGCTGGTGGTGCAGTCGCTGCGGAACGTGATCATGGGGTCGACGctggtggcgacgacggcgatcctCTTCTGCACGGGGATCGCGGCGGTGCTGAGCAGCACGTACACCATCAAGAAGCCGCTCAGCGACGCCGTCTTCGGCGCCCACGGCGAGTACATGATGGCGCTCAAGTACGTGGCGCTGCTGctcctcttcctcgtcgccTTCCTCTCCCACTCCCTCGCCATCTGCTTCCTCAACGAGGCCAGCTTCCTCATCAACACCTCCCccaccctcctcgccggcggcgatggcgccggtgacgacggcggccgccgcctcctcggcctTCCGTCGACGAGGGACTACATGGAGGAGGCGCTGGAGAAGGGGTTCACGCTCAACTTCGTCGGCAACCGCATCTTCTTCGCCGGCGTCCCGCTCCTCCTCTGGATCTTCGGCCCgctcctcgccttcctctcctccctcgtCATGATCCCCATCCTCTACAACCTCGACGTCGTCAACGTCAAATCACATcgcggcggcgactgcggctgcggctgcggcaaTGGGAAATCATCGGTGGACAAGAAcggcgccgcagccgccatGGATTGCACGCTTGTCTGA
- the LOC107278103 gene encoding uncharacterized protein — protein sequence MASSSAPPMLLGPHLALRVGVGVGVTPRRAPAAAAAATSSSTRGHRYPTRVRLAAAAAARTAPSVVVPLPAAAAAAARARRRARAAGASLCTCGPIVDLDRPAREAVRDAAAYVLRPLVDNFNRLFSLKTAFDIEDYNIGMPTGALIACVGCYQLLKMNPSLFVDAVLGYAFYKLSVLSSQVRKQGFPNEYITRIKTIIALIFIAKDFHKNFVPLDYIKVPVFFFYLLTLLVEVHGLKKDARYLLSRLFELLQIKEGRRELLVDILLTR from the exons atggcgtcgtcgtcggcgccgcccatGCTTCTCGGTCCGCATCTTGCTctgcgcgtcggcgtcggcgtcggcgtcacgccgcggcgcgctcctgcggcggcggcggcggccacctcgTCCTCCACCCGCGGGCATCGCTACCCCACGCGCGTgcgcctcgccgctgccgccgccgcccgcacggCGCCATCGGTGGTGGTGCCactgccagccgccgccgccgccgcggcgcgggcaCGGCGCCGCGCTCGTGCGGCCGGTGCGAGCTTGTGCACCTGCGGCCCCATCGTGGACTTGGACCGGCCAGCGCGGGAGGCGGTGAGGGACGCCGCCGCCTACGTGCTCCGCCCGCTGGTGGACAACTTCAACCGTCTCTTCTCGCTCAAGACCGCCTTCGATATTGAGGATTACAATATCGGCATGCCCACCG GTGCACTCATCGCGTGTGTTGGATGCTATCAACTGCTGAAGATGAATCCTTCGTTGTTCGTCGATGCTGTGCTGGGGTACGCGTTCTACAAGCTCAGCGTCTTGTCGTCGCAGGTCCGGAAGCAGGGATTCCCCAACGAGTACATCACCCGGATCAAAACCA ttaTTGCCTTAATTTTTATCGCCAAGGATTTCCATAAGAACTTCGTGCCCTTGGATTACATCAA GGTGCCAGTTTTTTTCTTCTACCTCCTAACATTACTCGTCGAAGTGCATGGCCTAAAGAAAGACGCAAGATATCTTTTGTCTAGATTGTTTGAGCTGCTTCAAATCAAGGAGGGCAGACGCGAGCTACTAGTCGACATCCTCTTAACCAGATGA
- the LOC112936333 gene encoding uncharacterized protein, with protein MAASQVGISSPGVAAAAAALLCAAPRPRVSTPPAHARLIHPPHSARTHRPLRLPGTASVAARTATAATAALPRRPAADEVMPPWGPSQEVVAEFYATDFSKAAVRERFARESREAAAAAGVFRPLADNFGDMRGFEYAHDTEEYHLGMPFGALMACIAVYQLWKAAPWLCLDAALAFAFY; from the coding sequence ATGGCGGCGTCGCAGGTTGGCATCTCGTCTCCtggcgtggccgccgccgccgccgcgctgctctgcgcggcgccgcggccgcgggtctccacgccgccggcgcacGCGCGCCTCATCCATCCGCCGCACTCCGCCCGGACGCATCGTCCTCTCCGTCTCCCGGGCACCGCCTCCGTCGCAGcccggacggcgacggcggcgacggcggcgttgccacggcgccccgccgccgacgaggtcatGCCCCCGTGGGGGCCGAGCCaggaggtggtggcggagtTCTACGCGACGGACTTCAGCAAGGCCGCCGTCCGCGAGAGGTTCGCCCGCGAgtcgagggaggcggcggcggccgccggcgtgtTCCGGCCGCTCGCCGACAACTTCGGCGACATGCGGGGGTTCGAGTACGCGCACGACACCGAGGAGTACCACCTGGGCATGCCGTTCGGCGCCCTCATGGCGTGCATCGCCGTGTACCAGCTGTGGAAGGCCGCGCCGTGGCTGTGCCTCGACGCCGCGCTGGCGTTCGCCTTCTACTAG
- the LOC107277350 gene encoding uncharacterized protein: protein MASQVLSSLPYSLAVTRFGTAPPPRRAAARVSLRRQQTSRDGALLLRSLTTTRSRCAPAAEGGGGAKEAAEAAGDPDDELWPWDEFPEDAVFVKDDFATVQAKFSCESGEAAAALKDAAADVLRPLLDNFNHLRSLNTVFDTEDYHVGMPFGMLIACIGCYNLFKMNPTTFIDAALGYTFYRLCIVSSQLRRRGFSNDLIIRVKFVVMLVMAINDINNCIYWLDAIR from the exons ATGGCGTCGCAGGTCTTGTCCTCTTTGCCGTACTCCCTCGCCGTCACGCGCTTTggcactgcgccgccgccacggcgagccgccgcgcggGTCAGCCTCCGCCGCCAGCAAACGTCCCGCGacggcgccctcctccttcgCTCCCTGACGACGACGCGCTCG CGGTGCGCTCCGGCGgcagaaggaggcggcggcgccaaggaggcggcggaggcagctgGCGACCCCGACGACGAGCTGTGGCCGTGGGACGAGTTCCCCGAGGACGCCGTGTTCGTGAAGGACGACTTCGCCACCGTCCAAGCCAAGTTCTCGTGCGAGTCGGGGGAGGCCGCGGCCGCGCtcaaggacgccgccgccgacgtgctcCGCCCGTTGCTGGACAACTTCAACCATCTCCGCTCCCTCAACACCGTCTTCGACACCGAGGATTACCATGTCGGCATGCCCTTTG GTATGCTCATTGCATGCATTGGGTGTTATAACCTCTTCAAGATGAATCCAACCACGTTCATAGACGCGGCCCTCGGTTACACGTTCTACAGGCTCTGCATCGTGTCGTCGCAGCTCCGGAGAAGAGGCTTTTCCAACGACCTCATCATCCGGGTTAAATTTG TCGTCATGTTGGTTATGGCTATCAATGATATCAACAACTGCATTTATTGGCTTGATGCTATCAG gtga
- the LOC9267072 gene encoding uncharacterized protein, which produces MAFAGIRSGVLRSVAGVDGLAAAAAARPTPLLPRVHLAGDGTGRMATTIGFCPRLRAAPPSCKKAEADPAPSLQDAVVAVDAVLRAPPPPQEHGGKMAAILEFLKKHSLNLLILALCLFVGALAFKGEEKVIVAVTDEEKAIIAVKVCDKANKIYNILSKIAPIVVDFIRIFGR; this is translated from the exons ATGGCGTTCGCCGGCATCCGCTCCGGCGTCCTCAGATCGGTGGCGGGTGTGGAcggtctcgccgccgccgccgcggcgcgccccactcctctcctcccgcgcgtccacctcgccggcgacggcacgg GGCGGATGGCGACCACCATCGGGTTCTGCCCCCGTCTcagagccgcgccgccgtcctgcAAGAAGGCGGAGGCGGACCCGGCGCCGTCTCTCCAGgatgcggtggtggcggtggatgCTGTGCTGCGTGCCCCTCCACCTCCCCAAGAGCATGGCGGCAAGATGGCGGCGATTCTGGAGTTTCTGAAGAAACACTCGCTCAATCTACTGATCCTTGCCCTGTGCCTCTTCGTGGGTGCGCTCGCTTTcaagggagaggagaaggtgATCGTTGCGGTGACTGACGAGGAGAAGGCGATTATCGCGGTGAAAGTGTGCGACAAGGCTAACAAGATATACAACATCCTCTCCAAGATCGCGCCGATTGTGGTGGACTTCATCCGTATTTTTGG ACGGTAG